The following coding sequences are from one uncultured Desulfobacter sp. window:
- a CDS encoding phosphomannomutase/phosphoglucomutase, whose translation MHPGIFREYDIRGIAGEEISEQDANAVGKAYGSLIMGQGRKKISVGRDCRTTSEAYSKAFIDGILSTGCDVVDIGVCPTPVLYFSIHQFNLEGGAMVTASHNPPEYNGFKLMSGLDSIHSHGLQEIRKIIDDQAYTQGQGTLTQMDAISPYMAMLQENISLNAPIRVGVDAGNGTGGITALPVLKGLGCEVHDLYCDPDGTFPNHESDPTQKKNMMDLIALVKEKNLDLGIGYDGDADRIGVVDKYGNIIYGDQLMVIYAQEILSRNPGATFISEVKCSMVMYDQIEKMGGNAIMWRTGHSLIKKKMKEENAALAGEMSGHMFFKDRYYGYDDALYASCRLLEIMDSTGLGVDELIKDLPKTFTTPEIRVDCPDAVKFKVVEKITALYKARQKVIDIDGMRAIYEDGWGLVRASNTQPALVLRFEALTEPRLEEIKTEIENDLEKIIKDT comes from the coding sequence ATGCATCCTGGAATATTCAGGGAATATGACATCCGCGGCATCGCTGGAGAAGAGATTTCGGAACAGGACGCCAATGCTGTAGGAAAGGCATATGGCTCACTGATTATGGGACAGGGCCGCAAAAAAATATCTGTCGGCCGGGACTGCCGCACCACGTCCGAAGCCTATTCAAAGGCATTTATTGACGGAATATTGTCCACAGGCTGTGATGTGGTGGACATCGGTGTCTGCCCCACCCCGGTTCTCTATTTTTCCATTCACCAATTCAATCTTGAAGGCGGGGCCATGGTTACGGCCAGTCACAATCCCCCCGAATATAACGGGTTCAAATTAATGAGCGGGCTGGACTCCATCCACAGCCACGGGCTGCAGGAAATCCGCAAGATCATCGACGATCAGGCCTACACCCAGGGTCAGGGCACGTTGACCCAAATGGATGCCATATCGCCCTATATGGCCATGCTCCAGGAAAACATCTCCCTGAATGCCCCCATCCGGGTCGGTGTTGATGCCGGCAACGGCACCGGCGGCATCACCGCCTTACCGGTATTGAAAGGCCTGGGCTGCGAGGTGCATGACTTATACTGCGATCCGGACGGCACCTTTCCCAACCACGAGTCGGACCCCACCCAGAAAAAAAACATGATGGACCTCATTGCCCTGGTCAAAGAAAAGAACCTGGACCTTGGTATCGGCTATGACGGGGATGCCGACCGGATCGGTGTGGTGGATAAATACGGAAATATTATCTACGGGGACCAGCTCATGGTGATTTATGCCCAAGAAATTTTGTCCCGTAATCCCGGTGCCACATTTATTTCAGAGGTCAAGTGCTCCATGGTCATGTATGACCAGATCGAAAAAATGGGCGGCAACGCCATCATGTGGCGTACAGGACACTCTTTGATCAAAAAGAAGATGAAAGAAGAAAATGCGGCCCTGGCAGGGGAGATGAGCGGGCATATGTTTTTCAAGGACCGCTACTACGGATATGACGATGCCCTGTATGCCTCCTGCAGGCTTCTGGAAATCATGGACAGCACCGGTCTCGGCGTTGACGAATTGATTAAGGATCTGCCCAAAACCTTTACCACACCTGAAATCCGGGTTGACTGCCCCGATGCCGTCAAGTTCAAGGTTGTGGAAAAAATAACGGCATTGTATAAAGCCCGGCAAAAGGTCATTGACATTGACGGGATGCGGGCCATCTATGAAGACGGGTGGGGTCTTGTTCGAGCCTCAAATACCCAGCCGGCCCTGGTGCTTCGCTTTGAAGCCCTGACCGAGCCCCGTCTGGAAGAGATTAAAACCGAAATTGAAAATGATTTGGAAAAAATCATTAAGGATACATAA
- a CDS encoding undecaprenyl-diphosphate phosphatase, translated as MEIYQGIILGILQGLTEFLPVSSSGHLVLGQVYFNVTDCGLVFDASVHMGTLGAVLIVYFKDIREILKSLVIFAGTRNASGHEKNLALAAAIIIGSVPTAIIGLVLKQYEDILFTSSLLVGCMLIVTGLLLWVSRNYYRVGIGRPLTIARALTIGLVQGLAVVPGISRSGSTIATGLFMGLDRQTAARFSFLLSIPAILGAQILSIKDVIESQGHIDPATIYGTIASFIVGLAALKLLLKLVDTGKFHLFAPYCWLAGTLALISNFI; from the coding sequence ATGGAAATTTATCAGGGTATAATTCTAGGCATCCTTCAGGGGCTTACGGAATTTTTACCGGTGAGCAGTTCGGGCCACTTGGTCCTGGGGCAGGTCTACTTTAACGTTACTGATTGCGGCCTTGTTTTCGATGCGTCCGTACACATGGGAACCCTTGGCGCAGTGTTGATTGTATATTTTAAAGATATCCGGGAGATCCTTAAAAGCCTGGTGATCTTTGCCGGGACCCGGAATGCGTCAGGGCATGAAAAAAATCTGGCACTGGCCGCAGCCATCATTATCGGCTCCGTGCCCACGGCAATCATCGGATTGGTGCTCAAACAGTATGAGGATATTCTGTTCACCTCATCTTTACTCGTAGGGTGTATGCTTATCGTTACCGGCCTTCTTTTGTGGGTGTCCAGGAACTACTACAGGGTTGGAATAGGACGGCCGCTGACCATTGCAAGGGCGCTGACCATCGGCCTTGTCCAGGGGCTTGCAGTCGTACCGGGCATCTCCCGGTCCGGCTCCACCATTGCCACCGGCTTGTTCATGGGCCTGGACAGACAGACGGCAGCCCGGTTCTCCTTTCTTTTATCCATCCCGGCCATTCTCGGCGCCCAGATTCTCAGTATAAAAGATGTAATAGAATCCCAAGGCCACATTGACCCAGCCACCATTTATGGTACAATCGCTTCATTCATCGTTGGGCTGGCAGCTTTGAAGCTCCTTTTGAAGCTGGTGGATACCGGAAAATTTCATCTGTTTGCACCCTATTGCTGGCTGGCCGGCACTCTTGCGCTTATTTCAAATTTTATATAG
- a CDS encoding OmpA family protein — protein sequence MNKKRFVQTLLTITAFLFLFGCAAKEPAGIPSFSAKQFDASMYQSKVDNFVIILDASSSMDDDCMGNPKFMIGKAVVEHMNQSIPELGQTAGLRTFGHADAVSKNETELFYGMEGYNSAALAAKLGEVSKAGGYSPLGSALEAMGKDLETLSGRTAVIIVSDGLDMEKDTVQAKAVKEQYGDAICYYPIQVGDAEEGTAFLTEIAEIGGCAGLVSAKALMGTAAMGSFVEKVFLAPADAPASTPTPSPMDSDGDGVLDPDDQCPGTPAGAKVNAVGCWVLDNVLFDFDKAVIKPATFAQLDAVYEILEKNPAMSIELQGHTDNIGAEKYNMDLSLRRANAVAKYLVDKGIARNRLATTGFGFDKPVALNSTDFGRSLNRRVEIHPY from the coding sequence ATGAACAAGAAACGTTTCGTGCAAACCCTTTTAACCATCACCGCCTTCCTTTTCCTGTTTGGTTGCGCGGCGAAGGAGCCCGCCGGGATTCCCTCGTTTTCGGCTAAGCAGTTTGATGCGTCCATGTATCAGTCAAAAGTGGATAATTTCGTTATTATCCTGGATGCGTCCAGCTCCATGGACGACGATTGCATGGGCAATCCCAAATTCATGATCGGCAAAGCTGTTGTAGAACATATGAACCAGAGCATTCCCGAACTCGGACAAACTGCCGGGTTGAGAACTTTTGGGCATGCGGACGCCGTTTCCAAAAATGAAACCGAATTGTTTTACGGCATGGAAGGGTACAACTCCGCCGCCCTGGCTGCAAAACTTGGCGAAGTTTCAAAAGCGGGCGGCTACAGCCCCTTGGGATCAGCCCTGGAAGCCATGGGTAAAGATCTTGAAACCCTTTCCGGAAGAACCGCTGTAATTATCGTTTCCGACGGTTTGGACATGGAAAAGGATACCGTCCAGGCCAAAGCGGTTAAAGAGCAGTATGGCGATGCAATCTGCTATTACCCCATTCAGGTGGGCGATGCCGAAGAAGGCACTGCATTTCTAACTGAAATCGCAGAAATCGGTGGTTGTGCAGGCCTGGTCAGTGCCAAGGCTCTTATGGGTACCGCGGCAATGGGTTCATTTGTTGAAAAGGTATTCCTGGCTCCGGCCGATGCCCCTGCGTCCACACCTACACCTTCCCCCATGGACAGTGACGGTGACGGCGTGCTTGATCCCGATGACCAGTGCCCCGGAACACCTGCCGGTGCTAAAGTAAATGCAGTCGGCTGCTGGGTGCTTGACAATGTATTGTTTGATTTTGACAAGGCCGTTATCAAACCTGCTACCTTTGCGCAGCTGGATGCCGTGTATGAAATTCTGGAAAAGAATCCTGCAATGAGTATTGAACTGCAGGGGCATACTGACAATATCGGTGCTGAAAAATACAACATGGATCTCTCCTTGAGACGTGCCAATGCCGTTGCTAAATATCTGGTAGATAAGGGTATTGCCCGTAACCGCCTGGCCACCACGGGCTTTGGTTTCGACAAACCGGTTGCCCTGAACAGCACAGATTTTGGCCGCTCACTGAACAGAAGGGTTGAAATTCATCCTTATTAA
- a CDS encoding TraR/DksA C4-type zinc finger protein yields the protein MTTQVSQVSLNSYDSLDSEPYMSEGQLAYFKAKLQQRKDELRNRISKSIKKIKSLEAAQADILDRSNSYIDLELEVKSFERHSDTIVQVDRALARIDDGSFGYCELTGDEIGLRRLEAVPFATMSIKALEAFESGQAHLFLPN from the coding sequence ATGACGACACAGGTTTCGCAAGTTTCTTTAAACAGCTACGATTCTTTGGATAGCGAGCCCTACATGAGTGAAGGGCAACTCGCTTACTTTAAGGCCAAACTACAGCAGCGAAAAGACGAGCTGCGTAACAGAATTTCCAAATCCATAAAAAAGATTAAATCCCTCGAAGCGGCCCAGGCCGATATTCTTGACCGGAGCAACTCATATATCGATCTGGAACTTGAGGTCAAAAGTTTCGAGCGCCATTCAGATACGATCGTTCAGGTGGATCGTGCATTGGCGCGTATTGATGACGGCAGTTTCGGATACTGTGAACTAACCGGCGATGAAATCGGACTTCGGCGGCTGGAAGCGGTTCCCTTTGCCACCATGTCCATTAAAGCGCTGGAGGCGTTTGAATCCGGCCAGGCACATCTGTTCTTACCCAATTAA